Sequence from the Amaranthus tricolor cultivar Red isolate AtriRed21 chromosome 1, ASM2621246v1, whole genome shotgun sequence genome:
CGTTTATTGACATATCCCTTCTCACAAATTAAGCAAATCAATGCACATTTTGCGTTAATATTCTAATTGACCAACAAAGACAACTTCTATTAAAATACTCATCATAATCTCAGAATCAGCATCTTAAATTTTAACGCTATAAATCCAAGacaactttataattttaattatgattattCAAAGCATAATATTCAAATCTACAAGAAAAGATGTTCTTGCTAAACTTCCAAGCAATAAACGCTAAAATTGTCCTCAAAGTGTAACTTGACTTTGATTCCAGAATAGCAACACCTTGGGCTTCATCTATCACAACAAcaacattatttaaaaaaaaaagttacaaaGACCTGATTTACACTATGTTTAGGCTTTAACAATAATCTAATTCATCTGGTACCCCCTGAAAAGAGTTCCGAAAGTAACAAGGGAAAGTAGCTTACATGCAAAGTATAATCCTTCATGAAAAACATTTTTCCAAGAGGCCAATACTGTTTTCCAAATTATAACAAGACACTCAATATGTACTTCAGCTCTAATCAATTAAATGATTCATGTACACAACCTGAAATCTAAGTGACAGATTACCTCTATATATGAAGCAATAGCAGTTTTATTAGAACCGCCAGGTTCCTTCAAGTTGACTATAGCTTCCAATATAAGGTTGTCCAGCCTACACATCGGTAAAACAATAGTGAGTGATGTTACAGGAGTATGGATACATAAGACCTATTAAATGAGAAATATAGATACTTCTCAATGATAAATTGCAGTAGAGCAATGAAATTCACCAAACCCAGACAAACAGTTAATATCCAACCTTACAATGGATCTTTTTGGGGCTAATGTAATCTGGATAGCAGCACTTGGAGTAACAGCAGGCTTAACATCTGGAGTCTCTTCATCACTTAGGGGAACATCACTAGCACTAGTAACGTTCTCCTCTTGCTTAACATGTGTGGATGGCATTGGAATTCTTTTAGGAGCTACCCTAGATTTCTCCCTAGACCCGAATCCAGTCGTCATCACGCTCATATTTCTCCACTTGTCCTGGTGGACCAGTCACAAAAATGTTCTTAGCAACACAAGCATCACCAAGagtaaaaaaaaacacttataaATTCTTATTAGTTCTTGGACATACTTAGAAACAACTGAGACCTGCAACATCCATAAGTAGACCATGAAaacaaaatcaccaaaaaaaacaaagtgttTCTTCTTCTATAAACATTTCAAAGTAGATTAAAGGCGTACACAAGTCggcaaaaatcaacaaaatttgGCCTTCAACATAATAACTTAGAAAAAATAACAGTTGACATATGGATAATGACAACACTATGGTTTAGATTTTGCAGTTTAAACTTAACTGTTAAAGTGTCTCGACGTTGAACAAATCCAATCTTTCTTTTCCATTGCAACACGATTTGCAATACATAAACGCAATAATTATATCTTTCACTTTTATCGAATTGAAATTATGAAAATCTACAtaaagaaaaatctacaagATCCAACATAGCTACATTTTTTGCAAGGTATTTATCCCCAATGACAGTCAATGTGAACACGTGAATAGCATGGGTCAAAATGTTTCAAAAAAGTATGAAGTACAGTTATAGACCAAACATTCACCAATTTTGACATACATGACATTCCTTGTTGATTCAAGCAAAATAGGTAAAAAATAATCCTCGCATTCTATTACCCCAATGCAAATAGTAGCTCCTATCTGAGTGGGGTTTTGAGGATAAGATGTATATAACCTTACCcatgttagtgataacaaaaagGTTATTTCCGATTGCTCCTTGGTAATACACATCATTTGCAACCAATGGCGGATCCATGCATTGTATTAAGTGGATTCAAAAAGTCACAAAGTCAATGCTGCATAACTGATACATTTATACTTGTTCAAATTGATTAATATATATCACTACAGGTCTACAGCAATATACTACTTTCTATTTAGAATCTTTTTCCGGTTAGCTATGTGAAGTGGGAAAATCCAATAaccttaatttgttttttaaatgtaCTATACATAAATTTTCAAGAGTCGGAAGAGTCAAACACGGTCAAATGACCCACAAACTCATAAGACTCCGTCCACgtttgcaacttcacataaataaaaaatgcacaAAATTTAATGAgtaatttaacataatttattgtaatcagaaaccaaaaaaaaatataaatttttgctCAATGAGAATGGACAGTAAAACAGATCCTCGTTTAACAAATTAATACCTTGAGATCCACATTCGAACGTAAGTACAAGACTTCACTAAACTCAGGGTCTTTAAGAATAGTTCGCCACTTTCCAGCCCCATGTTTAAGAACCCCAGCTTTAAGGGCAGCTTCTTCTTCTGCAGTCCACTTCTGCTTTGGAGCACCCATTTCCACTGACACAGTACATTGTCATTAGTTGCTCacccaaaaaaattcaaacagataaaatttaccccaaaaatcaaaatgacacttgattaaaaaagtaaaaattgaagaaaaattcaACCACAGATTGACTTGTACTATTATCAACAAACGAAGAGCTTTCAAAAAAAGAGGATGATAATTTACCACAACTTCGATAAAGAATCAAACAAtctattaaaagtttaaaacccAAGGCTTTTAAATGACAATGATATTTTTACCACAATTTTCAATACAGAATCAATGAATCACATAAAAAACATTAGTGGtactaaaaatcatagtccaaaTCAAATTTAATCACAAGAATGAAAACCTCAATAGATACGAGTAATTCAAATGGGAAACACACAAGATAAACAAGAAAttcaagtgaaaaaaaaaatcaaaaaaaaagtaaaaagaaatCGGAGAATTAGGAGAGATGAATGTACCAGTTGATCAGGCTCGGATGCGGCATGCACAAAATTGAAAACCCTAATAAAAAATGGAATTGGATGGTGGTCGGTTGTATTTGAAGGAGAGAAAGCTGGGAAACAAAATCAGATTGTAAAGGAAAGATATGATCATCAATCGGTAAAGGAAGGTGGCAAAATCAAAATGCACACAATGTGGTGCGGTGGAACTAAACACTTCATTCTAAACTAGACCTTCAAGTATTCTACCCAATCCCCCTGAgtctcttaaaaaaaattctcatttgttattttagaaCCTTTTTCCATAATATTGCCAAACGAAAAATTATTTCTCACTTTGTATGAAATGGGAAAGTATTttccacaataccgtccacgtagaATAGGTGTGagaaaatttcttttttcttttttttaaatataaccgCTAAGTTTGTACTAAACCGctagatgaaatggcggttttttattagtttcattttttaaaaaaataaaaaaattgaagcttgagtaaaccgccacttgagatggcggttttgtACCTGTACAAAACGTGACCAGTTTGCTATTTTTCTCATTTGATTTCACTTCTTCCTTGCTTCTTTCTGCCGCTGctctcttaaaaaaaattccaatcctcatttactttatattcacaattcctctcattcaactaaattaatcaactacattctcatcttctccttctttacttgttcattttcatcatcatttaaggtattaatataaaccctaatttatttcaatttgcaaattgaatattttgttcattattgttgtcatttgaagttataaatacattgattgtttgttacattctcttgatttcatgatttaaacttacattttacacatttgtagttgaattttatgatttggtttgtatgcatataaagtgtttgatgaaatgcttcaatgaaagtttattactttgtagggttagtttaatggttttagtatatattcatgaTATTTTCagctttatatttgaattgaaccttctaataagtgttcccataccttaatatcacaaattctggtattcacatttacacttcccttactcacaatcaacaatgaagtgtatgtgaaatcacatgaaaaacatgcttgtgtttgcagaatatggatcattatcccgttatagtgtattggggtgggaaAGTAAGTTATATCGGATCTGATGttgtgtataatggaggattaaatacaatgatgtttatccatcgtcaaaatactaattttgaggtgttaatagaaaaatctatgatgtaattggttgtgatcgcaactcttttatgttaaaaatggagatgaaaatgtgttagtcccaattaagaatgatgaaagcataagtgctcttgcttatgcagCATCACAAGCCCTtggaacggcaatggaggtttatgttgaattggttgcaaatttggataatgcgagggaagtcatgactagcatggaacttccagaatcaggtcctagtgtacgccatgacacattcacagaaatgttaagtaacccaaattacgttaaggagcacttggatgagtttacctctccaactcattcacgtggcattggtgatggtgtaatgaacaccttttccacgagtcacttgggtaggcgtaatgcaaacgaggttgactctttagatcaggaggatgagcatattgattctgattcagaggaGGAGGATGAcagaagagaagctctagatgcagcgattagagatggtgctccatctcaagactAGCTTAGAATTaatgaggttgatcaaagattgattgatgcatggatgacctggaacgatgacaactccatgaatgaaaatggagactttaggatagggcaagagtttaaCTCCTTAaaccaccttaagaagaatgttaaagcatgggcgatttctaataataaaaacttccgtgtaattgagtcggagccttcaaagtacgttatccaatgcactaatgcggaggatataggttgcgaatggaggatgcgagctgttatgaccgccatgggatcatttaagattgtgcgatataagggtcataatcaagattgctTAGCATATTACAGTGACGACCATCCCCTCCTTAGttctgaatttgttgctgatcttatcgtggatatgatAAAAGTTGATTCAGCGTTCAAGGTAAAGTCAATcgttatttttgtaaaaaataaatacggatttgttataacatataagagagccttggttggccaaaaataaggctataacaaaagtatttggattgggataagtcctttgaggagcttccaaggtacctgtaggcattaatgcaatctaatccaGGAACAGTGGTGCAATGGGAAGTCCAACCGATAATGGATCCTACTAGAGTGATGTTTCAGAGAATTTTTTGGGCTTTGGACCATCCATTAAGAGTTTTCCCACTGTCGTCCccttatttctatagatggtacacatttgtACAGAAAGTACAGAGGCACACTTATGATTGATATGGCgatagatgcaaattctcaATTGTTCCCACTTGCCTTTGCTATTGTGGAAGGAGAGAGCAACGACACATGGAGTTGGttcttggattgtataaggcattatgtcactaagagggctggcttatgtgttatatctgatcgtcacaagggaattttgcatgcaatgaatAGAGTTGAGAAGAGCCATTTGCATTCCAAAGGTTTTGTAAACGTCATCTAGCTTCGAACGTGCATAAGAAGTTCAAAAACATAGCagttaaaaacttatttggaaaagcttctgaacagacaaagattcgaaaatataatttctacatgaatcgccttaaagagtttaatgaggacgcgtataagtacttagtggatggttctattcctgagcaccaatggactttgattcatgatggtgggcatcgatatggagagaaaactacaaacatgtctgaAGCGTTCAATGGCGTAATGAAGGGGGCCAGGTGTctcccaatcacttcattggTTAGGATGACATTCTTCCGGGTTAACAAATACTTTGCCACAAggagggatttagggagaaACAGATTAAAGAATTGACATGTGTATGCCAAGAAACCAACTGatacgattgataagaatgTTGAAAA
This genomic interval carries:
- the LOC130813552 gene encoding telomere repeat-binding factor 1 — translated: MGAPKQKWTAEEEAALKAGVLKHGAGKWRTILKDPEFSEVLYLRSNVDLKDKWRNMSVMTTGFGSREKSRVAPKRIPMPSTHVKQEENVTSASDVPLSDEETPDVKPAVTPSAAIQITLAPKRSIVRLDNLILEAIVNLKEPGGSNKTAIASYIEDQYWAPSDFKRVLSAKLKFLTSSGKLIKVKRKYQISQSFSIPEKRNLSMLGQEGRQLSLPKIDRDELSMLKSQIDLELAKMRSMTPEEAAAAAARAVTEAEIAIAEAEQAVREADEAEADAQAAQAFADAAAKILRARNASKTTRA